The DNA segment AGGATTCTGAAGCAGCCCAACCCTACAGGATGTATCGTCCATGCAGGTACTGGACTTGGTACTCCACTCCAATCCCATCTCTCCGCCTGACTTTCAGCCAGCACCCAAatgtcttttccttcctttcgaaTCACACAAAGAAACGAGCAAAACAAAAACCAACCTAAACAACCCAAGCATTGAATAAGCCCATGTCTCACTCCACTGTATGCAGTCAAGCTGTCAAGAGCCTGTTTTCCCAATTGCTATGGGCACGTGAGGAGCAATTTACGCACATCTGCCCTgagcattaaaaccatgagggacacagatgtgaaaatacaggtgaaacataaaaatgaaagacgtacaagctttaaaagtgtgcccaaaaaggggagggggagataaaagcggaaaaatcttaagacgcagcgaaggataaaacaagataaaggcactaccaacaagggatcacagaatcattaggctataggttgcacaagaaaacttaagtgttcatcaggccacccagaaaatttagctctttttccgacaaggagagggatgcaggGAGAGggaggttgacgagggaaatcctagaagccctccaaattcatcaagctggtgaacaatgcgtgagcactgcatccctctccttgtcggaaaaagagctaaattttctgggtggcctgatgaacacataagttttcttgtgcaacctatagcctaatgattctgtgatcccttgttggtagctCGCAAAACTGCCTTCCAGTGCTATTTGTGCACCCATGCAAATATCAAAATCTATTCAAAGTGTGCCACCTGTCTCAAGTCACTACTGGAAGGTAGAGGAGGGTACGCACCAATCGTGTTGGCCGTGTCGCCATTGGCGGTGACCCGGTCAGCCCCGACTACGACTGCATGCACTCGGCCCGTGGCCAGCAGGGCAGCGACCATGCTGTCACAGATGACTGTGGCTGGAATGCGGTCGTGGAGCAGCTCGTATGCCGTCAGCCGCGAGCCCTGGTTGCAGGGGCGTGTCTCGGTGCAGTAGGCGCGCTCCAGACGGCCACTTTCATGCAGACGCCGCACCACACCTGTGCACGTGCATATATGTCATTGTAACCTTGCGTGTCATTGTTTATGATACCTCACAGGCAGTATACATGCAGCACATGTGCAGTGCGAACTGTCTTCAATATTATTAAATGAAGCACTCAAGAATTTGCATTACGAACTGGCGCACAACGCAAAGCTAAGGATGTTTTCTTATTGGATGGCATTTTGGCAGGGCTATAGAGGTTGCACGGTATTCCCCCAATATCATCCAGGCAAatatcatcactatcatcatcagcctagctGTGTCCACcacaggaaatgaaaaaaaaaaattggtttttggtgaaaggaaatggctcagtatctgtcccacatctcggtggacaccctaactgcagggtaagagaagggataaaggtaggagtgaaagaataaagctagaaataggtgccgtagtggagctctCCAGAATAATTCTTAccgcctgaggatctttaacgtgcactgacattgcagagcacacaGTGCCTTTTGCATTTAACCCCCACCGAAATAGGTCGGGTTTGGTTTTGAACTCAGGTACTCCCCCCTATTGATGTTCAGTTAGCCCTGCAGAAGCCACAGCCACCTCATATCAGTAACTGATCTGATCCACCCACCAGATTCTCTGCTGTCTTATGCTGTGATTTTCTTTCCTTGGTGGTATCCACTCTTTtaacttaaaggggccatgacaccatttttcagaCTCAAGCTGTTCATTGCATGTTGTTCACTATACGTCCCGGCACAACTGGacaaaatatgagctcatttggCGCAGCacataatttgtaattgaatttttaaaaCTTCTCCTGAACGGTGTGGCAGTCAGGCATCACTGGCGCAATCGCGGTTCGTGATGACATGAACCAACAGTTACGTTCTTGCTAGCGACTGAACAATTGAACTGCGCAGTGTGCACACGGGAGTGAGTTGTTCTTTGTTTCAGGCTTGGGGTGTAGTGAGGTGAAGGGGGGGAATTTGGAgggggacaaaggcaacaaaggcctgtgtACTTGCTTTTTCTTTCTAGCTTCTGCCTCGTCTTGTGCCACGGCCGCACACAGGTAGGTGCGTGCTCTCCTCCGCACCGACCGTGTGTGCAGCAGttttgcagcagacgacggcACTGTCAGTTTACGACGTCATTCAGGCTGCTTCAATACGGCTGTCGCTGCTAAGGGGAGGGGATTAGAGCCGATAACATTCAAATTACATTCTCTAGCTCAAATGCGCGCTTAGAGCCCTAAATTTTTTAAAAGTATATATGATAACATCGTGGCTAGTAGCAGCAACGTAAAAGCACAATGTGTTAGGAGACCATGTCATGTCCCCTTTAAGGGTCCACCAGTGATCCGGTCTCCACATTTCATCCATCAGCCTCTTTTATTCTGATTTCCACTAGCATGTCACTAACTCAAATGTGTTACAGAACCCGTGCTCCTCTCTGTCTCAGCACTGCTCGGACAGTCTTCTTTTCATAGGTCACTGCACTGCTCTTAAATTTTATTTCAAGCCTTTTCCCTACCTTCCATGCTTTGGATGAGTATTAGCAGGATGCAACTGTTACTGTATTTTCAGGTGTAcaactcgctttttttttctgtactttttGGTCGATATGTATTGTACAACAGTGCAATTTACACAGCCAAAAATGACGTGCCGTTGCACATCATCATTTCCTGTTCCCAGCGactatgcttgaaaataaaattgaTATGTCCAAGAAGAAAAAATTTAGTTAATCTTTAAATGTTATCTAATGGGTAGAATCGCATAATCTCGCCATTAAACGAGTCGGCCGCTGCATCCACTCCAGCCAAGCTCTCCCAAGTTTCGACTTCGGCATCAGTTCTGTCAGTATCATTTCCATTTGGCTTTGCATGCATCGTGCACTGTTCTTGCTCAACATGACATTAGCTGCGAGTTGAAGGAGCTACGACGCAAAATTAAACTTGCGTGAGGACTCTCTGGGCAGAGCACATTGTATGTACAATGTGCAGGAATATGGATGTTCCGAACACTTTTCCGCCCCACTGTGTGGATGATACAAATGTGCAAGTCGTGATCACACCTTCGAACATTAAGTGCTGCCTGTGCATTGCCTATGCCAGGATTGCCATGCAGTTGAGCGGTACACACTGTGAGCAAGTGAGAAGTGGCGTATGGCAGTAAATTCCATCAGCCGAAAAGAAATCTCTGCAAATGCATTCCCAGTGcttctgcatatgaattttgttcCTTTTGGATGATATGAATTTCAGATGACATGAATATTTTTAGCAACCCCATGAGGTTTCGTATCACTGAGATTCTACGGTATTTATTTCTCCGGCGGGACACCAGTGCACTGCTTTTGAGAGCTGGAGTGTGccttggtttttctttttctgcattaTTTTTAAGCCTACCATTGTACGTTGTGTAATTGATTCCCTGAATAATGTGCTGAAAAAGTTGCTTAccacagcaatgtcatcagccaaTCGGATTTGTTGCCGAAGTGTCATTAATTCTTACACCTGGTTCTTTTCAACTAAACCCCCTGACTGTCTCCTCTAGGCATCGAGTGAATAACAGCAAAACGATTGTTGCAAGCCCTCAAGCCATGCACGGGACGGCACCTGTCGACGACGAATTCGGCACTAGGGCATGCAATGCAGCGCGAGCGGTGTTATAAACATGTCAGTTGGAAACCCGACACTGCTTCGACACCAGTGCTCCAACAATATCACGTCACTCTGGCCGACACCCTTCTTAAGTGGTATTTGCTCACTCCTCCTGTGATGGACCACGGTCTGTGTGACATTCTTGTAGATATTTTTCAACATATCTAAAGAGCTCTGCCACGCCCTACTtatgcagtgcctgcatgactccTCACATTTCAACTGAATCAAATATTTCACCGTAATTGTAACGTATACATcaggtgtatcttaccggtactcacctatgggactGAAACATAGAAATGAATTAAaatggttcaacttaagttaaagacgacgcagagagctatggaaaggacaatgataggtgtaacgttaaaaggcaggaagcgggcagagtgggtgagggaacaaacacgatttaatgacatcctagtcaaaatgtagaggaaaaaatgggcttggacagggcatataatgcgaaggcaggataaccgctcgtccttaacggtaatggagtggattccaagaaaagccaagcatagcagggggcggcagaaagttaggtgggccgaTTAACAAAAAagtctgcgtgggcaaggtggctgcagctgacacagggcagggttaattagagagctATGAAACAGGCCTCTGTcctaatgatgatgacgataatgaaTCTACGAAAACGATACGTAAGGATTTATCGTATTCTTCATTTCTTTATAGCCCGATTGATGGCATGATTACTGTAAGTTGTCGAATTGGCTGTGTCAATTTTGATCTTCCGATCCCATTACCAGTCGCCTCAATAAATATCTTGTAAGTGATAGGTAGCAAGGTAAGCAATTAGTGCTCTATATTGTCTATCCTATAGATTGAAATTACTCAAGACTTCTTCCATACTTCTAGTACAGTCAAGGTCGTGAGACACTGCATGTACAGAATGACAAGATTTTCTAACACAAAGTCCCACTGTCCTCCAACAGCTCTCTAGTTATCCGATCCCCACTTTCAGCTTCTTCCGCTCAGCATCGATTTCACAGCTTTCCTTACTTTCTCAACCAAAACTTTCATTTCTTTGGGGCCACTACTTCAAAATGTTAGTACTCTGTTTACTCTAGCTTGCCCTGACACTTCAACTACCTTCATCATATAGCCAATGATGTTGCCATCTTCGTCTCTTAATGTCTAAATCTCGCTTCTCCTCATGGCTTGTCTTAACTTGCATCCACGCTCCTAGTTAATCATCCGTACGCCACTGAAACGGCTCAGCTAGTGTTACCTTATCTGTGACACTCAAAAGAGAGCAAATCATTTCACTTGTGTTAGGACTTTCATGCTCTGGCAGTTCTTAATCAAGTTCTTTGGTTTTTGGGAAGCTAGTCAGCACCCCACCCAGCTGCCCTACCTCTTAACAtctactgcacacactgcactcATATTGGTAAGCTTCTCCCATTCAGTGGGTGTAGTACACGAAGCAATGTCCCAttcctcatcaccatcatcatcatcctgactacacccactgcagggcaaaggcctctcccatgtctttccaattaacccatTCTTCAGCCAGCTCTCCCGCAAActtccccgcaaacttcttaatctcatccgcccccatACCTTTCTGCCGCAccttgctaagcttgccttctctggcaatccactccattacccttgaggaccagctatcatcttgcctacgcattacatgccccgcccaagcccatttattcctcttgatttcgactaggatgtcattaacacacgtttgttccctcacccacactgcccgctcCCTGTCCCTTAAAGTTACactgatcatttttctttccatagctcgctgtgttttcCTTAGCTTCAAATCAGATATTATATTATCAAGCGAGATCCAGAGCTGCTGCACTTTTCCCCTCACCGCCAACTTGTTTAACTGCTTCCTCCTCGCAACTGTTCGTAGACTAATTCTAGACTAGGCTAACTTGAGACCTTACCATCCTATGAACACTACCTCTCCTCTTGCCTAAGACTTCTGCATCTCATACTACCAGGATGAGCACAATTTATTAAGCAAGCTTAATTTTCAGTCACCCCTTTTGGGCTCTTTTACATTCACTTCCTGTTCCAGTGTTCGTGGAAGAAAGTATTCTGACCCTTCGATTACAATTCTGTCAACATTTCGCTCCTACTacaagctgccacggtggctcagaggttatggtgctcggctgctgacccgaaagacgcgggttcgatcctggccgcggaggtcgaatttcggtgaaggcgaaattctagtggcttgtgtactgcgcaatgtcagtgcaggttaaagaaccccaggtggtcgaaattttcggagcccttcactgcagtgtccctcatagcgtgagttgctttgggacggtaaatccccataaaccataaaccaatctccCCTATTACTCTAGAGGCTATGCCATTACTTCCTAAAGTCAACTCACCTGTTTTCCCTGCTTTCGCGCTGAAGGAGACATATGTAGCAAGTTCTGCGGTTTCACGTTACCCACTGCCTACTCAAAATCTTCAAACCTTTTAAACATCAAACCATCGTGACTGGTTGCTGAAGCGCACCATGGCACAAGTTATTTTATCATCCACACAAGAcgaggtcaaagaccaattttccaaGCCTTTTTTCGCCGTTAAGCCAAGCTCTAGTCCAggaaaaagcttgtacccatcccCAATGGGTATCCAGTGGCattggggatcaaaccccgcacctcccgcatgtgagacGAATGCCCAAACCACTGGGCCAGCACTGCGGTCAACCTTGCACTATATTACGGCGGTTGCCACTCCCCCAGTATTGCCTATAGGTTTGCTGAAGTTGCCCGCTGTGCTTTCACTGGTAAGGAACCCTGCATCATAactgtggtggtggatatttgcAGTGACATGAGGATCTGAATCGACCACTTCGCGTACATGAAACCGTACATGAAACTGCGAATGCCGTGCAGCCACGCAATTGTGCTCCTCCAAATGGAGCAACCATGCTTCAAATTGCTTTCCGCTATGTAAATAAAGTATCTAAAGACTGGCACTTCCTCTAGCAGCAACGCCTTGGCCTCCTCACCGAGTGCAGTGCCGTAACCCGCCGTGGCCAAGGTGCCCGCGTTGCAATGGGTGAGCACGCCCAGTTTGCCGTCGCCAGCCGCTGCCCGACAGTTGGCCACCACGTGCTCTGCTCCGTACTGGCCAATGAGTCGGTTGAAGGCCAAGTCTGCGGCTAGCATGACTTCTGCCTCGGCACAGATTCTGCGTGGACAGCGAACCAATGTGCAACCTCAACAGATTAACACTCATCCAGCCTCATTTGAGAACAAAACAAAGCCCAGGTGAAAGACAAAACGTGCAATTCATGGTTCCCCTCATTCCTATTCACATCAAGGGCGTGCAGTGAGGACAAGGATTATTTTGAATAATAATAGTTCAAATCCACCATCCTAGACAGGAAGATAAATACACTTCTCGAAGATGCATGAGCAACAGAACAGCAGGCACTGAGTCAATGCTGCCTGTATTAGTGCTTTTTGacgaaaaggaaatggtgcagtatctgtctcgcatactGGCGAACACCTCCCCACActtgaaccacgccataagggaagggataaaggagggagtgaaagaagaaagacagagagaggtgcggtagtggaggtctccagaataattttggccacccgggaatctttaaggtgcactgatatGGCAAAGCACACATACGTATTTTGCATTGCCTCTTCTTTAGTGCCAGCCACACCACTCGCACTGCAATGGGAGTCCTTTGGACACCCCTGTTCGCTCCCTTGTTGCGATATAGCACCACTGGCAGGGAGACACGGCTTATGGTATGGGACcagctgctggcatggctggCTAATGCTCCTCTCTAAAACGCCACCTCACGAAGAAAAGAACATTTGTtcatttcccagtgtggatcgcTAATGATGGGCTGCACTCTCCCTTTCCCAGTTAATGCAGGACCGTAAAGAAAGGGGTGGTTTGAGAGGACTTGATTTGTTGCAACCGGGGCTATCTAGCTAGCACCAGAGTGGGGATGGGAAATGGCTGAGTCCAAGCTGTGACGAGCAATCACAAAGGCTGCTATGTAAGGAGTGCTGCACATGCAGTGAGCTGCATTATTTACTTTACTTGACTCTGCATTCAAAATTAGCCATCGCCCAATTCCCACTATGCAAGCTTCCATGTCCCGCCAGTTGGGAAAACTTTCAGAGCATGATCAAGTTTCCAGGCTCCAACTTCCCTCAAAGGATTTCATCCGCTGTCACATATAACTCAGCCATGCTGCCTCATGAAAAATAACAGCCAAAAGTCCTTCTCTGCAAAGGAAAAATGCCTGAAAGGCCAGCAGCTCAAGCAATTTAAGCCGAGAAAACACTATTTAATAATTCGGTCCAAACTTAGAAAAGTTCTTCTGCTGCTGGTGAAAGAATGGAAAGGGGTCAGCAGTATATGAGCTTAGTGGAAACAATTCAAGCAAATGGTTTCAAACGTAAATGAAAAGTGTCTTATATCAAACAGTGGTTTTTTGGCGCTGCTGGCATTTAACTATTGTCAATATTTCATGGAACTGAGAATTCTTGTGAATATCCTTGCTTCTGCTGCACAATTTGTAAAGGAGACTGTGTTCTTGAGTCTCCAATCGAGTTGTTTATTTCTCAAGCTGTTTTAGCATGGAGTGTCCTCCATCAACTGATAGATAATGTTAGTTACTGTTCCACAGATATTATTATTGTCAAATGTACCTTCACTATTTAAACACAAATGCAAATAAAAAAGAGCAAGCAAGGATTTCTGATGTCGGCTCCAAAGGGACACAGACAGCAGCTCCATTCAGCTGCTGTTCTCAGCAACAATAGACTCTATGGCTCTTTTCCGGCTAGGCTCAAGCAGGCTCAAGAGACacatttatggctgagaaaactggatttaaaaattttcccaccCCTCAATTGAAACTTGTGATGTCTACACCAATGATGACGCCATGACTGCTGTTagaaagtgaatggtggtgtagcgtaGTCTCTGAGGTCCACTCGCAACAAACTGTCTTGATGTCACCGCAATTTGCTTCTGAAATCGGGGCAGTGATAGTGACGCCTGTGCTTAACTTTCTGGCCTCTTCTATAGCTTGCCGTAGCTCCGTTTCAAGTGAAAATAGTCTCATTGTGATTAGAACACCTTAATCCATCGGTACAGGACAGCTTCAATTTGTCGTCAAGTGTCATTTTACGCTGGCTTCTCTTGAGTGTTGCAGTTGACAAAGGCACAAGGAAGTTCAATCATGACTAGAGCTGGGATTTTTGGTACATGTGCCAATTTTGAAGTACCCCAATAATTGTGCTCGCTACCACTAGACATCTGGCAAGCTACTTGCACCAAATTCTTCTCACGTTTCTTGTCCCGAATTTACGCTGAGTGCCCTGGAAAATTATAGTCGGTAAGTCTTTTTTTCTTCACGCACACGTGGATGACTCAGCCATTAACTTTGAACTGAACACAACTTATTCCTTTCTCTGTTCTGTAGACAACGTGCTCTTCTGCCTCACACTGAATGGATCCTTTCATTGGCTTCCGACTATCAGTGCCAGCTTTGCAAAAGAAACTACCGGTGGGACAATTCGGCATATATTTATGAATTCTTGCCTAGAATTCTGATCCAGTGGACGAGACTATGAAAGACTGACAATCATAATGACTGCCCAAGCTTCAGATATGGAAGCTGTCCTGCCAAATCTCAAACCTAAGGGTTCCCTAACCTGAAGCATGTTACTTCCGTTGCCCACACACTGCACCGCATGCCAGAGGAGATTCGCGGCGTGCATTCTTGAGTTAACACATTTGAGTCTGAAATGCTCTCGAATTATATGCAGTAACACCTGGTTTTCATCTCCACTACAAGCCTTCCCTTGCCACCTGGATTAGTAGTGGCTCATTGAGATACATTTCTAAGAGCAGCAAAGTATTAAGCAGGGAATCGCAACTAGGTAGCAGCCCCAGTGAAGGAATTAAACGTAACATTTGCTGCCACAGAGCTACTACAAgaatacaaaacataaaactgagcaggggacaagacacaggataGAAGCAAACCGCACGAGCTCAGACTAACAACTGCTTTATTTGAGCGAAACCACTTTCCTTCAAAAGCAAAAGGCATGTGCCACAAACATTCAACGCACCACACCCAGTGAAATCATCTTATCAAACCAAGAAAGTGAAGCTCTTTCTTACAGGTGTATCAATGCCTCACTAACACACTTATCAGGCCCAGAACATACAATGAGcaaggcttcaatgatttcacgtgCCTTTTTGTCCTTTGCACGGCCTATAATTTTTTATGCATGAGAAGCGGCGTGcattattttccttttttattcttttcactaGAGTGCCAGTGTTTTGGCAGGTGCTGCCCACAATCCGAAGTCAACGAGTTCATGTGCTCTTGAAGACGCTTATCAATGGAACGTCCCATCCGCCCTACATATACGGAACAACAGCTGAGAGGAATCTCATAACTtctgttctgcagggcatttaCTTAGATCTGTGGTCAATTCCACATCCTGATTTCTTCCGATTATTTTCAAGGGACAAAAGGGACACGTGCAAGGGACAAAAAGGCGCGTGAAACCATTGAAGCCTTGCACATTGTAAGTTCTGGGCCTGATAAGTGTGTTGGTGTAGCATCGATACACCTGTATAAGAAAGAGCTCCACTTTCTTGGTTTGAAAAGATGATTTCGCTGGGTGTATTGCTTTGAGTGTTTGTGGCACATGCGTTTTTCTTTTGAAGGAAAGCGGTTTCGCtccaataaaccagttgttagtctgagctcgtcctgtttgcttctatcctgtgtcttgtcccctgcgcagttttatgttttgtaatcatgtcataccagcCAGCCCCTCATCGCTCACTCTTGCTACAAGAAACTGCAACAAGCACTGTCCTAACCATAGAGGTGTACAGTATCGGGAAGTAagcttgtttctttctttgtttgtttgtttgtttgtttgtttgtttgtttgtttgtttgtttgtttgtttatgcagtttaacatcccaaggcgactcgggctatgagggacaccgtaatgaAAGGCtcagggaatttcgaccacctggggttgtttaacgtgcactgacgcacagcacacgggcctctagaatgtcgcctccattgaaattcgactgctgtggctgggatcgaaccagtgtctttcaggtcagtagccaagcaccataccactgagccaccgtggcggctttggGAAGCATGGAATTAAAACAGACCCTATGGCTTGGCCAAGAAACAAGCACTCCGAATTCTGCCTGTCACCTCCATATAAGTCAAACGGTCCTTCCGCCCTCAAGAATACAACATTGGACAAAAGACACAACCTTAGCAACGAGGCCCTGGAGATGTTTCTAATCATTTTCTTCCACTGAAGAAAGTAACAGATACATGCGCTTTGGTGTAAAGAATACCACCAACATTCCATGTTGCTTCATCCAAGGATAtctgaaggcaaaaaaaaaaaaagctttgaaagCACTCTCACACAAGGATTGTCCCAAAATATGTCCAgacattttctgtttttctgcttcACGATTTCAGTCAAATCCTTGTACTGGTAATCCCAGTGCTTATTATGACAAGCTTTAGTGACGAACAAAGCAAAGCAGAGTCTGAAGCAGAGCTACAGCTTCTTACGCATCGCGCATCGCCTCCACGGAGAGCCCTTCATATTCGGCAAGTGTGTCAGCCATGCTGCCCAGTTGGGCGGCCACGTAGGCCAGGTTGGCAGCCCTCGGGCGAGATGTGCTGATGTAGTCCAGCAAAAAGTGTACAAGGGCAGCCAGGTCCGCTCGACTTGAAGGCAGCTGGGCTCGCCACGTAAGCTCTACAGCCACGCCGAGGGCAGCCACCATGGCAATGGCTGGCGCACCCTGCACCTGCAGTCCAGTATTTTGCACCTTGTTATTTCGCAGTGCTTTCTTTGATGTCCCACTACCAGCACTACCCCAGTGCAGATGCCTGATGCACTGAAAGAGCAGGCAGGTGCTAAACAGTGCCACAGAAAATTCGCACTGCAAGGCCTCACCTAATGCAGTAAGCGCTCAGATGTGCATTCTTATGCTCATCTTTAAGAGATGAATAATCCAGACACCTGCTTGACTAAATACTTATACTGTACACGAAATCAGTCCGATCACTGACCATGTAAAGAAAGGCAAAAAGTGCTTTCAGAGACCCTACAGGTTCCTCGTTGACTGAACCCTTATGGGCTGCAAAACGCCAATTCTATCTCCTTTTACCTAGTCAGTGACTTCATTTCCTTTTACCTAGTCAGTgacttcatttcttttattccAATTATGATGTGTGACCAGATAGGATTCTGCCCAGCAATTGGCGCAACTTTTGACTAAATAGCTAGGTTATCTTTAGGTATTTCAGCTGTACAACGCCTCCACCAACTTCGTTCCACATAAATCTAGAGGAATCTAATGGATACATCTTAACCATAAGTTTTACAGAAGACCATGGTTGCTCAACACTACTGTTCTAGCCTGAAAGAGCCAATATCTCATCTTTCTGCGCCGAATTTGAAGACAGCCCTGTGTCTAGAGTCTCCTCTGGAAAAGTCTTGCAACAATATTGGTGAGACAGTGGTTCCTTGCAAGGATTGTTGCGCAGCCAACTGAATTTTAAATCAATTAAGCAAACCAAACAAAAGCTTttacgtttatatatatatatatagcttcaaAGTTGACGGTAGCGAGTGATCTGCTGACAGTGCTAACTGTTGTTACTGAAAC comes from the Amblyomma americanum isolate KBUSLIRL-KWMA chromosome 1, ASM5285725v1, whole genome shotgun sequence genome and includes:
- the LOC144113768 gene encoding methylthioribose-1-phosphate isomerase-like, with the protein product MLQSIRYKAGTLEILDQRRLPHEIHYLTLADAKDVSEAIRFMKVQGAPAIAMVAALGVAVELTWRAQLPSSRADLAALVHFLLDYISTSRPRAANLAYVAAQLGSMADTLAEYEGLSVEAMRDAICAEAEVMLAADLAFNRLIGQYGAEHVVANCRAAAGDGKLGVLTHCNAGTLATAGYGTALGVVRRLHESGRLERAYCTETRPCNQGSRLTAYELLHDRIPATVICDSMVAALLATGRVHAVVVGADRVTANGDTANTIGTYQLAICAKHHGIPFYVASPTTTVDVRVLTGKDVLIEERPAREMTNVQGIELAPNGTEWWNPALDVTPAELITGGIITQKGVFPASRVLDSLSS